Part of the Chitinophaga parva genome is shown below.
AAGGCACGCCCGGATTTACCCTGGGCGCAGAAGAGCACAAGATGGGCATCAAAGGCTCCAGCACCCGCCAGATCTACTTCCAGGATGTAAAAGTGCCCGTGGAAAATGTACTGGGCGAAATTGGCAAAGGCCACCTCATTGCCTTCAACATCCTTAACATAGGCCGCCTGAAACTGTGCGCCGCCGCCCTGGGCGGGGCCAAGAAAACAGCCGATATCAGCGTGCAATACGCTATCACCCGCGAGCAGTTTAAAACCTCCATCGCAAACTTTGGCGCCATCAAGCACAAGCTGGCTGAAATGGTGATCCGCATCTGGACCAGCGAGGCCGCCCTGTACCGCACAGCCCACCTCATTGACCTGAAAGAAAAAGAACTGCTGGCAGAAGGCAAACCCTTTGCAGACGCCCTGCTGGGCGCCGCGGAGGAATATGCCGTGGAATGCGCCATACTGAAAGTGAACGGCTCTGAAGTACTGGATTACGTGGTGGATGAAGGCGTGCAGATCCACGGGGGCAACGGCTTCAGCGATGAATATGTAGTGTCCAAGGCCTACCGCGATTCCCGCATCAACCGCATTTTTGAAGGCACCAATGAGATAAACCGCCTGCTTACCCTTGATATGACCCTGAAACGGGCCATGAAAGGGAAACTGGACCTCATGGGCCCCGCCTTTGCTGTGCAGAAAGAGCTGATGAGCATCCCCGATTTTGGCAGCGATGATGATACGCCTTTTGCCAAAGAAACAAAGCTCATTGCCAGCTTCAAGAAAGCCATCCTCATGGTGGCCGGCGCCGCCGCCCAGAAGCTGATGCAAAAGCTCAGCGATGAGCAGGAGCTGCTCATGCACATTGCCGATATGGCCATCGAAACCTTTGTAGCCGAAAGCGCCCTGCTGCGCCTCCGGAAGCTGCAGGACCAGCAGGGGGAAGCGGCTACTTCCATCCAGGCAGACATTGTGCGCACCTACCTCTACGACGCGGCTGATAAGATCAATAAAAGCGGTAAAGATGCCATCAACGCCTTTGCAGAAGGTGACGAGCAACGCATGATGCTGCTGGGCCTGAAACGCTTTACCAAGGCCGATCCTTACAACACCAAGGACGCCCGCCGCCGCATAGCAGATAAGATGATCGCCAGCGGCAAATACTTCTTATAAAGAGCTTGCATGCCATACAACAAGTGCCGGGAGCTTTAGGGCTTCCGGCATTTTTTTTAGGGGATTAGTTATCTTCACGATACAGTAACCGCCTTGCAGCGACCGGAAACCATGAAGCGATCAATTCAACGTATAGTCTTTACCGTTATAGCGGCAATGGCCGCATTGCCTGCATTTGCCCAGACAAACATCTTCCTGGTACAGGGCAACCGGGAGCGGGTGAATGTAACCACGCCCCGGCAATTCCTCTCGGGGCATGTGTGCCCCAGCTGCCGCCTGTGGCTCAATAATGATAGCATACACGTATATCCCACCGGCGCCTTTGCCACGGCCATGAACCTGAAGCAGGGGCAGAATGTGTATACCCTGCGCTGCACAGATACCCTGGGCAGGAGCGCATCCAGGACCATTTATTACTATTACACGCCCCTACCCCCGCCGGTGGCTACCGGCGCACTCCGCGTGGATTATATGGGCATCTCGCCTGCCGGCAATTTGTGGGTGAGCGAAGGGGATACCCTGCGCATCAGGGTAAAAGGCCTGCCGGGCTGCCAGGCCACCTGGATCAACGGGGAGCCGTTGCAGGAGCTCCCCGCCAGCCGTAGCGGGGGCATACCTGGCTACTATGAAGGCGCCTACATCATCCAGGCGGCAGACTCCTTCCTGAACAATAAACTGAAAGTAGTGCTCCGCGATCCACAGGGCAATACTGCCGTGCGGGAAAGCGCCTACCGTTACCGCTTCATGCGGGAGAAAAACCTGTACGGGCGCACCATTGACGATATGTGCTATCTCACTTCCGCGACGGACGGGGACCGGCTGGGGCCGGACCGGATGGGCTTCCTGGACCGGGATGTGCAGCTGCAGATCGTAGGCCGGGAGAATGACTATTACCGGGTAATGCTGGCCCCTGGCCAGTATGCCTTTATCCCCGAACCCCTTGTAGACACCCTGTCCCTCGCCGCTCCCACCCCCGTGAGCACCGTGCAGCAGCCGGTTACCTGGTCGGATGCGCAGTATGATTATGCCGCTATCCAGCTGGATGAAAAACTGCCTTACACCAGCACCCAGCATGTGGGGCCGGGCCGCGTAGAGGTGGATGTATACAATACTTACCTGGCGCCAGGCACGGTATTCCACGACAGTACGGGCACCCAGGAGATCCGGCAGCCATTCCTGCAGCAGCCTTCGGCCAATGTGACCCGCATTTCCCTGCCCCTGGCCCATGCCCAGCCCTGGGGATACAAAATTTACTACGAGGATAACCGCCTCATTATCCGCGTGAAGCGCCAGCCCGCCGCATTAGATTTCTCCCACCT
Proteins encoded:
- a CDS encoding acyl-CoA dehydrogenase family protein, coding for MDATVDKQTHLKGAEFLVKPTAPSDTFIPEEFSEEQRMIKEMAEQFINLEVTPLLDRLDKLEEGLMPSLLEKAGEQGLLGAAFPEEYNGLGKDFVTATLINEALGAGHSFSVAMAAHTGIGSLPILYFGTAAQKQKYIPKLATGEMKGAYALTEPGSGSDALAAKSNAKLSDDGKYYILNGQKAWITNSGFADVFTVFAKIDGDKFTAFILEKGTPGFTLGAEEHKMGIKGSSTRQIYFQDVKVPVENVLGEIGKGHLIAFNILNIGRLKLCAAALGGAKKTADISVQYAITREQFKTSIANFGAIKHKLAEMVIRIWTSEAALYRTAHLIDLKEKELLAEGKPFADALLGAAEEYAVECAILKVNGSEVLDYVVDEGVQIHGGNGFSDEYVVSKAYRDSRINRIFEGTNEINRLLTLDMTLKRAMKGKLDLMGPAFAVQKELMSIPDFGSDDDTPFAKETKLIASFKKAILMVAGAAAQKLMQKLSDEQELLMHIADMAIETFVAESALLRLRKLQDQQGEAATSIQADIVRTYLYDAADKINKSGKDAINAFAEGDEQRMMLLGLKRFTKADPYNTKDARRRIADKMIASGKYFL
- a CDS encoding N-acetylmuramoyl-L-alanine amidase family protein; protein product: MKRSIQRIVFTVIAAMAALPAFAQTNIFLVQGNRERVNVTTPRQFLSGHVCPSCRLWLNNDSIHVYPTGAFATAMNLKQGQNVYTLRCTDTLGRSASRTIYYYYTPLPPPVATGALRVDYMGISPAGNLWVSEGDTLRIRVKGLPGCQATWINGEPLQELPASRSGGIPGYYEGAYIIQAADSFLNNKLKVVLRDPQGNTAVRESAYRYRFMREKNLYGRTIDDMCYLTSATDGDRLGPDRMGFLDRDVQLQIVGRENDYYRVMLAPGQYAFIPEPLVDTLSLAAPTPVSTVQQPVTWSDAQYDYAAIQLDEKLPYTSTQHVGPGRVEVDVYNTYLAPGTVFHDSTGTQEIRQPFLQQPSANVTRISLPLAHAQPWGYKIYYEDNRLIIRVKRQPAALDFSHLTIAIDAGHGGSNPGSMGPTGNFEKNITILLALGLQDTLARRGASILMTRTGDQSVNNDDRVLNFRSRNPDLLVSIHLNSSVNPVDIKGTATYYKQPFCEPLGAAIHGQLLQLGLRDFKNNGRFNFALVQPTEFPNILVETLFISNPDDETLVLDPSYRKLLVEKLVQGLQDFLDECARH